The genomic stretch GGTTGAAAGTCTTCATAATTTTCCACTGGAGGAAGCAAATTTTCCAGTTAGCAAAGTTTCATGATCACCACTAACCCTTTAAATGTCTATCCAACTTGACATTCTTTTCTCATATTTGAGTTCAATTACAGCTCAGATGGAATCAAGGAACCCAAGTTTCTTTGCAAAAAGCAAGAGTTTTCAAAAAACCTAGACATGGAAAATAATGTATTAAAGTGTAGATACTTATACAGAAGCGGTTCCACATTAGTTCATAATGGATAGGATAATTTTGGTCataactgagccgaggtggcacagtggttaaatgtagcactgcaggctacttcagctgactgcagttctgcagttcggctgttcaaatctcaccggctcaggattgactcagccttccatccttccgaggtgggtaaaatgaggacctggattgttgggggcaatatgctgactctgtaaactgcttagagagggctgaaagccctatgaagcggtgtatagtttaactgctattgctattgctaactacatATTACATGTAACTACATTACATATAGTAATGTTTCTTTTCATTGAATTATTGTATGTCGCTCAGAGTCTATAGCTTGGAGTAGGTGATAGGTATTATATAAACTATGTTCATCACTGAAGCTCAAAAAGGTAGAGTTTGAAAAGGTTGCATTAAGGTGTAGATACTTACACGGAAGCACTTCTGCATTACAGAGATCAGTCTGGCAACAGTTACCTCTGGCTATTTCAAATCTATCATCTACTGTTGTGGTGCTAAAGAGGCCTTCAAAACATTGCTCACGAGTTGCACATTCTTTGACAATTAAACTCACTGGAGCTTCGACTGCAGAAgggaattagaaaaagaaatatggaaCTCAGCAGAAAATGACGAATTGTATATGAAACATGTTCatttggctgttttattttggaAGAAATAGCTGAATACCTGTGTTTATTTCACTTTAAGAAATGTGTACTGACCCAAACTTTTGAATTTCCATGGCTGAGTTTTCCTCCTCCCAACCTAGCACATATCCCAATATTCCCGTTCTTGGACCTGCAGAGATTAACTGTCCAGTTGACCTCTGCAACTGAGGAAGGACAAGAATGTTGATTTTCGGGCTCCTGAATTTTACCTGTGCTACTAAATCTCACGGTCTTTCTCATAGATGTTGACACCTTTGCAGATTTATTGATTCCCAAGAAACATAGAAGCACAGGCAACTGCAGAATCTGGAGCTTTTGCAGAATGATGACTGTTCCATTGTGACAAAGTCGTGTAAGCTCCTTCTGTTTATCTTGCAATTTgtgttgcagattcaaaagggCAAAGTGTAGATTGCTACATCAGGATGTATGTTTCATAACTCGTCCTTTCTTGTCCCCTTGTACATGTCAATTaatcaaagttttaaaaattacatagGACTTCTACTATCCCTCATTGAACCCCCAAGATGACACCCATTGAAGGAATGTCCCAAACCTAATCACATTTTAGAACAACCTAGATGCCAAATTTTAGCATTTTACTGTTGTTTGACAGTTGAATGGGTGACATATGTCggcaaagatgttgagactccagaaagagtgcagagaagagcaacaaagatgattaggggactggaggctaaagtttatgaaggacggttgcaggaattgggtaggtctagtaaaaagaaggactagtactgtatgatagcagtgttccaatatttgaggggctgccactggAATTGTCAACTTatcctccaaagcatctgaaggcaggataagaagcaaggatataagcaaccaagaactaaggagaaatttactgacaatgagaccaatcaatcagtggaacggcttctcacgagaagttgtgaatggtccaatactggaggttgtaagaaaagactggacagccatttgtctgaaacggtctaATCTAGTGTCTCCTGCAAGAgaagggaattggactagaagatctccaaagtgccTTCTAACTCGGATGTTCTGTGTTCtaataaatatatgcatattaTATAAAAGTGGGAAACATGGGCAGGTTATTCTTTGATGTTGCAAAAACCAAGTGATGGACATGCCTGAGAACAAACTCAATTTTCACTTACATAAAGTAGAATTGACAACTACAGTAGAACAAAACTCTTTATCGTCTTTGCACTCCACCACCTTCACATTATCTTCTTCACATTCAGTTCCAAGGGCAACACATTGTTCACACTTTAGAGACGTCACTATAAATAAAAGACATAGTCATGCCAATGATCAGTGTCACCCTTCTATGTTTTTCTCTCCTCCTAGCATTTACATTCAAGACTCCTGTTATAATCTGGTTGACTAAGCATGTCTCCCCTGTTGTTATTTTTCTGCTGGGGACCTGTGGAAGGGTGGGAGAGGAGATCAGCTTGTGGAAATGGAAgttgagattgagagagagattttttGTACCGCTAACCTTTTTGTGGTAGTTAataactgcagtcattaagtgaagctgTTCAGCAAATCTGCCTTCCCCCCATTGACGCTGCTGgtcaggaaggttgcaaatggggatcatATTTCCTAAGACATGCAAACAGCTGCTTCACGCCCAAAATTTGATACCTGGCTGTGGGAATACTGCTGTTGTTGAAAGTGTTAGGACcatttgtaagtcatttttttcaattctgtTCTAACTTCCGATGGGAACACAACAAATTGATTTGTAGTAGAACAATTGACCAGAGGCTTCCTCAACCTGCCTGCCTTACATCCCTTTCCTGGAGTCTTCTAAAGTTTCTATATCTCAGTTTCAAGGAAATTAAATTCCTTACCTGTTGACAGGATGGAGGAGAAGAGACAGAGGACAAGAATTCCAGCTGCCCTCATGTTGGTAGAAGTCAACTCCGCTGCCTTTCCTGAAGCCACCTACTGCTCAGCTTTGCAACAGGGGAAACGTTTTTGAACAATTAGGTTGTGGAGGTGGAATGTTGGGTCCCAAATGATTGGCTGCCAGAAATAGCAAACTCAGCAGGGCAGAAGCCAAATTTCATTAGGAAAGATAGTGGTGTTCTTAGAAAATATACACAAAATAAACTTTGCTCAGCAGTCAAATGGGGATGTGATTTCTTGTTTACTACATCTCTACATCTTCCTCTGCTTTTTCAAGCTTAGTTTAGCTTCTAAAGGTGAATTTATATCCTACTATAATTCTCTATATCTGAGTTGCATCCTTTGCCCCTCCTGACTGTTTTTCACCTTAATTCCTACATTCATATATTTGGATCGTTTTGGACCTTTTTCTGTTTCTATAGTTGTGCATAATATGCATGTCAGTACTTTGTGATATATTAATGATAAGTCTCTGAAcatttccattattatatttgcatgtgagggaattgaaatgcccaatggccaactaattaaatgcaatgaatatgaagcctacaaatacttaggcattctgcagttggataacatcaagcatggagaagtaaaagctattgtcaggggagagtacaccaacagtgttaggaaaattttgaaatctaaattgaatggtggaaatacaatcaaggccctaaatacctgggcaataccagttataagatacacagctggtatagttaactggacacaatctgatttggacattttggaccgaaaaaccatgaaactaatgacaatgcactacagtttacacccacgtggtgatactgatagactgacctgccccaaaaatcaggtggcagaggattattacaagtgaagcaaacagttgaagaagaaaaacatgcactggctgattatttaaaggaaagtcaagaacatctattaatcgaagtaaagaacaaaaatctactgaaggcccaacagacgaaacaagaatacagaaaagatgtgataaaatcaagaatggagagttggcagaacaaagcactgcatggccaatttctgaaaaaaataaaagataaagtggacagtgaacaaacttggttatggttaacaacaggtacattaaagaaagaaacagagtcactaatcctggctgccaagaacaagctatccgcacaaatgccattaaggccaaaatcgaaaaatcctctgatgatgccaaatgcagactttgcaaagaagccgatgaaactgttgatcacatactcagctgctgtaaaataaTCACGCAGATTGATTATAAATTGCCTCACAATTcggtagcacaaatgatccattggaatttgtgcaaaaattataatattaaaacagcaacaaactggtgggaacatcagcctgaaaaagtcaccgaaaatcagatggtcaagatcttgtgggatttccgtatacaaccggacaaaatactggcgcataatacaccagacatcacactggttgagaaaaataaggtcacaatcatagacatcgcaataccaggtgatagcagggtcgatgagaaggaacatgaaaaaattgcaaaataccaggacttaaaaattgaaattcaatgactatggcacaaaccagcagtggtaattccagtggtaattggcacactgggtgccattccaaaagcactggaattacatttaaaacagttaaaaattgacaaaatcaccatcagtcaaatgcaaaaagccgcactgcttggatctgcacacatattacgaaaatacgttaagACGTCCTAGGccactgggtggggcccgactagtaaccaatgccaaatccggcaaaataactggccgctgtgatacaattgtataataataaaaagaattaagttagattcagttaagtcttgattactaggttgcctttttgttacattgttttgttacatttgttatatttatgctgataaatttattattatttatttatccctttatttatttatcagcataaatataacaaatgtaacaaaaaggcaacagtaaaaaatattgggtttctgtctggatggtctcttgtgatgagccgaagacagagagtggaagtgtgaccttcctcccatatttgggcataccaggggttgtgactttaaatatatacctctcaccctggctggctgataaggagtcgagccttgtagctcaatggttaacacatctgcctagaggcaatagagcacaggttcgattcccaacatagggtatggctagctgatgagagctaaatagcttgaaatagacatatactagtctccctttatttatttatcagcataaatataacaaatgtaacaaaaaggcaacagtaaaaaatattgagtttctgtctggatggtctcttgtgacgagccgaagacagagagtggaagtgtgaccttcctcccatatttgggcataccaggggttgtgactttaaatatatacctctcaccctggctggctgataaggagtcgggccttgtagctcaatggttaacacatctgcctagaggcaatagagcacaggttcgattcccaacatagattatggctagctgatgagaactaaatagcttgaaatagatctatactagtctccctttatttatttatcagcataaatataacaaatgtaacaaaaaggcaacagtaaaaaatattgggtttctgtctggatggtctcttgtgatgagccgaagacagagagtggaagtgtgaccttcctcccatatttcggcataccaggggttatgactttaaatatatacctctcaccctggctggctgataaggagtcgagccttgtagctcaatggttaacacatctgcctagaggcaatagagcacaggttcgattcccaacatagattatggctagctgatgagaactaaatagcttgaaatagatctatactagtctccctttatttatttatcagcataaatataacaaatgtaacaaaaaggcaacagtaaaaaatattgggtttctgtctggatggtctcttgtgacgagccgaagacagagagtggaagtgtgaccttcctcccatatttgggcataccaggggttgtgactttatatatatatatatatatatatatatatatatatatatatatatgtatgtatgtatgtatgtatgtatgtatgtatgtatgtgtatatgtatatgtatatgtatatgtatatgtatatgtatatgtatatgtatatgtatatgtatatgtatatgtatatgtatatgtatatgtatatgtatatgtatatgtatttgtatttgtatttgtatttgtatttgtatttctgctgataaataaataaagggagactagtatagatctatttcaagctatttagctctcatcagctagccatacccttactgggattcgaacctgtactgaattacatcttaggcagaggtcttaaccattaagccataggtcctcctccttatcatatacgtatatgtatacgtatatgtatatgtacaatataaggaaaagagatgtaaattgtaaaaagtgatttggaaagaaggagagaaaactttgtttttaaatattatggatgtttagctagaataggacataaagattcagtgtcattggaggattttagaaacagTAAaggaaatgccagtatgtggttatgtattaaatcttggtatattttatgatggacgtttaaacaactatagtcatatgaaaaTGGAGGTTTAATGACGGTaagatgtataaatatctgagttaaaatacttgagttaatatgaattatgcttgatgactgtgaaaGAGATAcatgaaagtcttttgtaaccaactgatatacttCCTACAATatgtaaaaaaaggaagattgtatgtgttgtgtttgttttgaaaattaaaaaaaactttaaaaaagaatgttGATCTTCTGGCTCCTAAATTTTACCTGGGCTACTAAACCTCACGGTCTTTCACATAGATGTTGACTCCTTTGAAGATTTATTGATTCCCGAGAAACATATAAGCACAGGCAACTGCAGAATCTGGAGCTTTTGCAGAATGATGACTGTTCCATTGTGACAAAGTAATCCAAACTCCTCCTGTTTATCTTGCAATTTgtgttgcagattcaaaagggCAAAGTGTAGATTGCTACATCAAGATGTATGTTTCATAACTTGTCCTCTCTTGTCCCATTGTACAAGTCAATTaaccaaagttttaaaaattacattggaCTTCTACTGTCCCTCACTGAACCCCCCAAGATATGTCATTGAAAGAATGTCCCAAATCTAATCACATTTTAGTACAACTTAGATGCTAAATTTTAGCATTTTACTGTTGTTTGACAGTGAAATGGGCGACATATGTCggcaaagatgttgagaccccggaaagagtgtggagaagagcaacaaagatgattaggggactggaggctaaaacctatgaaggacagttgcaggaattgggtaagtctagtaaaaagaaggactagcagtgacatgatagcagtgttccaatatttgaggggctgccactggAATTGTCAacttatcctccaaagcacctgaaggcaggataagaagcaaggatataagcaaccaagaactaaggagaaatttactgacaatgagaccaatcaatcagtggaacggcttctctcgagaagttgtgaatggtccaatactggaggttgtaagaagagactggacagtcatttgtctgaaatggtctaatctagtgtctcctgcctgagcagagagttggactagaagacctccaaggttccttctaactcGGATGTTCTGTGTTCtaataaatatatgcatattaTATAAAAGTGAGAAACATGGGCAGGTTATTCTTTGATGGTGCAAAAACCAGGTCATGGACATGCTTGAGAACAAACTCAACTTTCACTTACCTAAAGAAGTATTACCAAGTACAGTAGAACAAAATTCTTCATCTTCTTTGCACTCCACCACCTTCACGTTGTCTTCTTCACATTCAGTGCCAAGGGCAAAACATTGTTGACACTTTAGAGACGTCACTATAAATAAAAGACATAGTCATGCCAATGATCAGTGTCACCCTTCTATGTTTTTATCTTCTCCTAGCATTTACATTCAAGACTCCTGTTATAATCTGGTTGACTAAGCATGTCTCCcctcttgttttttttctgctgGGGACCTGTGGAAGGGTGGGAGAGGAGATCAGCTTGTGGAAATGGGAGGGAAGTTGAGATTGATAGAGAGATTCACCTTCTTGTACTGCTAACATTTTAATATGACACTGGATCATCCCATCTTTTGGTATTTATACCGTTGACCAGTTTTGTGAAGAAGTCATTtggatgctattttttttttgcaagcgcTTGAATTCTCAATGTCTATGAATTCTGAATAATTTTTGATATCTGCTTTGACTCTTGATTCTTAGTGATGCAGGGTTTGGGCACATTATAGATGTGGTGTGTCAATAACATCTTCTTAAGGCTGAGAGAAAGAGTCACCTGCCTAGTTTTAGGCCCAATGGTCGAATGTCACTTGCCTACTTTGTGTTCCTCATGAATGACTGGACTCATAGCGATTCATTCCTAATCCAAAACCTTCAGCCATTAAACCAAATTGCCTCTCTTGATATTCTTTAAGACATGGTCATTGATCCTGCAACTACTACAGGTACCCCTTGATGtaagaccacaattgggactggagctTGCATCGCTAAATAACATTGTGAGTTGTGCCCAGTTTTCCTGCAGTCATTAGGTGAACCACATGGCTGTTCAGCAAATCTGCCTTTCCCCATTGATGCTGCTGGTCATGAAAGTTGCAGATGGAGATCATATGTCCCAAGACATGCAACGGATATAAACACATGCCTGCTTCTTTATGCCCCAAATTTGATACCTGGCTGTGGGAATACTGCCATTGTTGAAAGTTTTAGGACcatttgtaagtcacttttttcagtgctattctaACTTCAGATGGCTGCAGAACAAATTGATTTGTAGTAGAACAATTGACCAGAGGCTTCCTCaacctgcctgccttcctcctctttcctgaAGTTTCCTAAAGTTTCTATATCTCAGTTTCAAGGAAACTATATTCCTTACCTGTTGACAGGATGGAGGAGAAGAGACAGAGGACAAGAATTCCAGCTGCCCTCATGTTGGTAGAAGTCAACTCCGCTGCCTTTCCTGAAGCCACCTACTGCTCAGCTTTGCAACTGGGGAAATGTTTGTGAACAATTAGGTTGTGGCGGTGGAATGTTGGGTCCCAAATGATTGGCTGCCACAAATAGCAAACTCAGGCAGGGCAGAAGCTAAATTTCATTAGGAGAGATCGttggttttttttagaaaatctACACAAAATAAACTTTGCTCAGCAGTCAAATGGGGCGTTGATTTATTGATTACTACATCTCCACATCTTCCTCTGCTTTTTCAAAGTTTAGTTTAGCTTCTAAAGGTGAATTTATATCCTACTATAATTCTCTATATCTGAGTTGTATCCTTTGCCCCTCCTGACTGTTTTTCACCTTAATTCCTATATTCCTATATTTGGATCGTTTTGGACCTTTTTCAGATTCTATAGTtgtgcattatatatatatatatatatatatatatatatatatatatatatatatatatatatatatatatatatgtgtgtgtgtgtatgtatgtatgtatgtatgtatgtatgtatgtatatacatacacacatacacacacacacacacacacacaattatatatatatatatatatatatatatatatatatatatatatatatatatatatatatatatatatatatatgattttttacaacccctggtaagccccaattatgggaggaagctaactgcttccatcatctgtccttcggctcgtcacaagagtccatcacgacagaaacccaatatttttactgttgcctttgttatatttgtgttttttttatattgcacactagtatgcctagtgtgcaatatagcccaggttcaaatcccagtaagggtatggctagctgatgagagctaaatagcttgaaatagatctatactagtctccctttatttatttatcagcacaaataaacacacacacacacacacacacacacacacacacacatatatatgtatgtatgtatgtgtatatgtatatgtatatgtatatgtatatgtatatgtgtgtgtgtgtgtgtgtgtgtgtatatatatgtatgtatgtatgtatgtatgtatgtatgtatgtatgtatatatatatatatatatatatatatatatatatatatacacctacctacctacctacatacacacacaaacacacacacacacacacacacacacagacatatatatatatatatatatatatatatatatatatatatatatatatatatatatatgtcagtaCTTTGTAATATATTAATGATAGGTCTCTGAAcatttccattattatatttttttattttcgtAGACAGATTTTAATTTCTGGCCCTTAGTTTCTATCACTTATGACTATATTTATTGATATCCCTGTCTATCTGtaacaggggtgtgaaactcaatttcattgagggccgcatcaggacaGTGGttgatctcgggggggggggggcaggaggcgtggctgactgggtgggtgtggcaactgggtggacatggccaacttgacaccactccccaaactgccgGAAAGTTTCCTGTTCACATTGCGTAAACCAGGTCGAAGCTTCACTGGCATGATCTTTGCAAGAAGGAATGTAACAAAATGgatgtaacaacaacaaaaacaacaacaacaaaagaatggAAGTATGCCAGAGGAAAAGGGTCTAAGAGTTCAAGTTAAACTGACTCCAGAATGGATGACAATAGAGGAGGAAATGCGTAGTTTATTGAAGCTGTCTTCTCGTGTGTGTTCAAACTTCCCTTAGGAGAATACACAGACGCAAATACTTTTGTCACCaaaatttatttgcattacaatttAAAGAAAGACCACATACCCCTGAGCTATCCTGCACCTCCATATCCTAAATTACTACCAATTTCCCAAGAATGTTTAGCCCCAAAGCATTGTAATTCTTAGCACTAAAGCTCCAAACTCCTTCCCACGTTTAGAAATTTTAAACGCTAAGGGAAATAAGGCTTTCGTCTACATATTAAAAAACATCATATCAAATGTTTGTGTAGCACTGGTACAATTCATCCTGAAACGATTGAACTCTGCAATGCCGTTGCCCATTTGTGTCTCTCCCATCGGGTAGGAACATATACTGCTTGTTACACATCCTTGGGTAACTGCCTTCTCTTTAAGATATCCCActgtagaggaaaaagaaagagtaaGGACACGTGAAGTTGGATTATGAGAACAAAAACAATGATATTTTTCTTCTTAACCCCCAAAGGAGCCACAAGGGAGCTATCCGCCTCCCTCAAAGTAGCTACACAAAATAGCCACTGTCCTCTTGTCAACCCTTCAGGGAGACCAGATGAAGAACTCAAAATCAACACAAAACTCAAaggttatagtaacagaatctcgCAAGAGGGAATGCACTTTCtcctccattctttttttttttttagaacaaggGAGGGTTTTGTCTGGGATGATCTAAGTTCCCCAACCTTCGTGGACCGGTGGGGGAGGAAAGAGGATGGTTCCCTGTGCATGGTTGACAAGGGAGTGCCTACTGCTCCATTTGTCCTTGCATAAATGAAGTATGTGTGTATTCGCCCAGTACTTGTGCAAATGGAGATGTATGTGGACCTAACTGCACCTTCCGTGGCCCGATTCTAAATGGCTTATGGCCCAGTAGTGGACCACGGCTCACTATCCATTCAGGAGTGTCCGTTGGGTGGGCCAAAATAGTTAAGATGGAGGCCAGAACATGGTCTAATCCCAGGACTTCAATTGCATTTTTCTCTTTCACACGGGTGtctctaattaaaaaaatagcatggaAGATAAAGGAAGAAAGATCTTCTACTCACATGTACGTATGCCAAAATCCAAATCTCCACACTGATTCTCGTTGCCAAGACAGAGAACTGGCTGGTCTGGTTGGGGAGAATCACCATGTTTTGTGTACGATCCAGGGCATGTATATCCATTGGGTTTTAGTTCCTCACGACGTGGCACTGCAGAAACCAACCCCAAATTGTCAAACGTTTTCATGGAGACCATCCCATATTAAATCTCAAGATCTTTTGCATCCtggcttccagaattcccagccaggagAGGATGTGTACTCCAAGCATCTAAAGGCAGAGCTGGACTTTCTGCTTATCCCAGCAACCAAGCATGTCACCCCACCTACTTCTTCAGTCAAGGAAGAGATGACACCTCATCCTATCTGCCCCATTCCTAACAATTATAAATGTACGTGGATGCATGTTGTGAAGTTCCCCTTCAAAAGGGCTGTTTTAACTCTGGACCCATTTTAAGGCCTAGGCTTAAAATGAGTCCTGGGTTGCTGGGCCCCCATGTTCTCCAATTATAAAAAGCTCCTATTTTTATGACCTTATATTTGACCCAGTAATGGCTTGCTCAACTAATGAACTTTCCTCACCGCTTGCCTCCCTGAGCTTTGTTGCACCATTCAAATTTTATCTccccatggtgtgtgtgtgtgtgtgtgtgtgtgtgtgtgtgtagaatagaatagaatagaataacagagttggagggggccTCAAAGGTCTTTTATTTCAACTCCctgcgtaggcaggaaaccctattccatttcagacaaatggttatccgatctcttctttaaaacttccagtgtggagtatttacaacttctggagacaagtgtgtgtatgtgcagagGTCCTCTTGCATACCACTCAGGCTGAGTGAAATCTGCTCCCCCTTACTTTCTGACTCCCTGCCGACAATATTGTAAAGTTTAACTTTCTCTGCCCTTTTGCAGGGAGACATTGAGTTGAATTACTTacgagtagaaggaaagatattgCAACCATCTGACTGGCAACTGTTATGAATGACTTCAAAATATCTTCCCTCCACAGAAGTTATAGTGAAATAACCATCATTAGCTTCCTCAGGCTTTACACAAGTCTTAGTAGTGTAACTGACTGGAGGAGTGCCTGTGAAGAGATGAAATGTTGAGAGTGtaagaaaaaagattttttttttaacaaaacagcTTGATTATTTAACTATTTCATTTTACATCCGAACCATTAA from Thamnophis elegans isolate rThaEle1 chromosome 12, rThaEle1.pri, whole genome shotgun sequence encodes the following:
- the LOC116515287 gene encoding phospholipase A2 inhibitor and Ly6/PLAUR domain-containing protein-like, whose translation is MTLAECEPDQTHCSSLTLRTTFSTPPVSYTTKTCVKPEEANDGYFTITSVEGRYFEVIHNSCQSDGCNIFPSTLPRREELKPNGYTCPGSYTKHGDSPQPDQPVLCLGNENQCGDLDFGIRTLGYLKEKAVTQGCVTSSICSYPMGETQMGNGIAEFNRFRMNCTSATQTFDMMFFNM
- the LOC116515282 gene encoding phospholipase A2 inhibitor and Ly6/PLAUR domain-containing protein-like; protein product: MRAAGILVLCLFSSILSTVTSLKCEQCVALGTECEEDNVKVVECKDDKEFCSTVVVNSTLFEAPVSLIVKECATREQCFEGLFSTTTVDDRFEIARGNCCQTDLCNAEVLPLENYEDFQPNGLQCPACFELDEDSCEANQSVACIGQEDRCLNITYTTVAEFFSNFTEKSTFQGCTTKNSCSFPIGVSEMAHGLIQFNTTTLECRNAASPEPDHQ